TACCTGCCCGGCCAGGCGGTCAATTTCCGCGTGCTGTTGCGCGTGACGTCCGTGTCGTCTGCCGCCACGCCCAGCGTCGAACAGGACGTGATAGTGCAGCAAAAGACGCCGGAGGGGGCCGCGCTGTCGTCCCTCACCCTACGGCCCGATGGCGTGGGTGGCGTGGCCGGTAACTTCACCCTCTCGCCCCGGGCGCGGCCCGGCACTTACAGCTTGCAGGTGCAGGCAAACGGCGCGCAACACAGCTTCCCGGTGCAGGTAGTGCAGCCGCGCAACGATACGCTGAGCGTTTACATAGCGCCTGCACGCGAGTACACGTCGCCCACGGGCCTGGCTATAACCCGCACGGTGAGCGTGCTGGGCGATGGGGGCAGGGCCGCCAACGGCGCTACCATTACCGCTACCCTCGGCATCGAGGGCGATAGCTGGGCCTCGGAGCCGGTATCGGCCACGGTGGACGCCAGTGGCCGGGCCACTTTCAGCTTGCCGCTGCCAGGCTGGACCGCCCTCTACAACGAGCCGGGCCTCTACGTGAACGTCGAAGCGAGGCTGAACGGCAGGAGCGGCTCCGGCAGGCAGTACCTCGATTTCGCGCCGGACAACACGCCCCGCATAGAGCTACCGCAGCTAGTCGCGCCCCTGATGGGCCTCGTAGCCATAGCGCGTCCCCGGCAGGACGGCACTATAGCCGTGCGCCTGGTGCAGCTTGACGGCGAGGCAGAACAAGCGGGCACCGGCGACCTGCTCGTGGCCGCGCGCGCTCCCGGCGGCGAGACGACGGCAGAGCTTATACCCCTCGCCGCGTTGCGGGATGCCACGGTCAGCCTGCCGGGCAGCTATGCGGGCGGCAGCCTCGTCCTGGCGCGCGCGGGCACGGGCATGACGCGGCGACTGCGGCTCGACGTTGGGGAGAGCACCGATGTGACGTTGCGGGTCGTTTCGCCTGCGAGGGTCTCGCCCGGCCAGCAGGTGCCCCTGAGCTTGTCGCTGCTCGACCCGGAGGGCCAGCCAATGCCAGCCGTGGCCTCCCTGTGGCTGCGCAGGATGGGCGGCACCACGCCGCAGGCCGCGCGGGGCTGGGAACCCACCCTGGCCCTCTCAGCCGCGGGCGCGACCTCCACCACCCTGCAAGCCCCAATCGAGCCGGGCCTCTGGTACGTCATGGCCGAGGCTGCCACGCAGGACGGGGTGTACACCCGCGCCTCCACCATACTGAGGGTGGAACCCGGCCCCGCCATGCAATTGCCGCCCCCGGCTCAGTTGGAAAGCGGTAAAGCACAGACCGTCTCGGTGGTGCTGCACAACCCCACCGGCGGCGCGGTAAACGCCAGCCTCAACGCGGCCACGGACGGCGGCCTGGTGAGGGAAGGCCCCGAATCGCAGAGCGCGTATCTAGCACCGGGCGGTTGGGGCAAGCTCGAATGGCGGTACGGCGCGGCCTCGGTGGGCGCGTCAGCTATCAACTTCAAGCTGGTATCAGGGGCGAACGGCCCCATCGCGGGGGCATTTCCGGTGCTGGCGACGAGCGGCGGCACGGACACCACCACTCATTTTTCGGGCCTGCTCT
This portion of the Longimicrobium sp. genome encodes:
- a CDS encoding MG2 domain-containing protein — encoded protein: YLPGQAVNFRVLLRVTSVSSAATPSVEQDVIVQQKTPEGAALSSLTLRPDGVGGVAGNFTLSPRARPGTYSLQVQANGAQHSFPVQVVQPRNDTLSVYIAPAREYTSPTGLAITRTVSVLGDGGRAANGATITATLGIEGDSWASEPVSATVDASGRATFSLPLPGWTALYNEPGLYVNVEARLNGRSGSGRQYLDFAPDNTPRIELPQLVAPLMGLVAIARPRQDGTIAVRLVQLDGEAEQAGTGDLLVAARAPGGETTAELIPLAALRDATVSLPGSYAGGSLVLARAGTGMTRRLRLDVGESTDVTLRVVSPARVSPGQQVPLSLSLLDPEGQPMPAVASLWLRRMGGTTPQAARGWEPTLALSAAGATSTTLQAPIEPGLWYVMAEAATQDGVYTRASTILRVEPGPAMQLPPPAQLESGKAQTVSVVLHNPTGGAVNASLNAATDGGLVREGPESQSAYLAPGGWGKLEWRYGAASVGASAINFKLVSGANGPIAGAFPVLATSGGTDTTTHFSGLLSGEQQVEVHVPTGLRQDGVELEIRVSTSLLSALAQIAQDLPSAPGETAQGVALSAARLSSGPAVDAAFRRIEGEGRAGLEHADLTRS